In Phyllopteryx taeniolatus isolate TA_2022b chromosome 22, UOR_Ptae_1.2, whole genome shotgun sequence, one DNA window encodes the following:
- the lrguk gene encoding leucine-rich repeat and guanylate kinase domain-containing protein — protein sequence MAERDIILSARLVSSCVTRLGRFDTGLQHPYHHVALSGRKLRDISVLCNFVHLQKLELSNNRITDLSCVSHMPFLVILDVSHNEISDFFGFEPPKNLKEVNFSHNSLTQMKDMSDYEALVKLDLDHNRLKRIHGLEKCCKLTHLSVAHNNIASVRSLDHVPLADLNLRGNQLKGTKGLENLSRLQTLDLSLNHISSLAGLSNLHLLGSIDMERNQISEIEECQYIHSLLLLRDLNLLGNPVQEQPDYRLSVLFLLQHLTMLDQERVTVEEKVFSINKYDPPMEVVAARDHMTHLMYQLMQPQLLYDTTLPSDDAPYPMVVLTGPQGCGKREMAHRLCEDFDEYFAYGISHTTREPYFGEENGSDYHFVSEEEFQLLVHRGAFLQTVQYGGHKYGLSRDAIEDVAREGLACCVQMELEGVLSLKKSIFEPRYILLLPTIVDNYKATLRSRNLYTDAQIEAAVSRIELYADFNREQPSFFDNVIRCDYWDKAYQMLERIVKNYLLLEDQEEGEGKTTEKPPTEELRSDSSTLSHSATALDPSELPYRNYFAKTQQPHKTPVELASIRRRERPVREAVTGKSPGVYSWLIRRGPNWLDWPTFPNCNLMVCLDFLFDLEGVVAHRKNQQ from the exons ATGGCGGAAAGG GACATCATTTTAAGTGCCAGGTTGGTGTCTAGCTGCGTGACCCGCCTCGGGCGCTTCGACACTGGACTTCAGCACCCGTACCATCATGTGGCCCTCTCT ggtcGCAAGCTCCGGGATATCTCTGTGTTGTGTAATTTTGTTCACCTGCAAAAGCTGGAGCTGTCAAACAATAGAATTACAG ATCTATCCTGCGTGAGCCATATGCCCTTCCTCGTCATTTTGGATGTCTCTCACAACGAGATCTCGGATTTCTTTGGCTTCGAGCCCCCGAAGAATCTGAAG GAGGTCAACTTCTCGCACAACAGTTTGACACAAATGAAGGACATGTCGGACTACGAGGCTCTCGTCAAGCTCGATCTGGACC ACAACCGCCTGAAGCGCATCCACGGTCTGGAGAAGTGCTGCAAGCTGACTCATCTCAGCGTGGCGCACAACAACATCGCCAGCGTCCGCAGTCTGGACCACGTGCCGCTCGCAGACCTCAACCTG AGGGGGAACCAGCTGAAAGGCACAAAAGGTCTGGAGAACCTGTCGAGGCTACAGACTCTTGATCTGTCGCTGAACCACATCAGCAGTCTCGCTGGCCTCAGCAACCTCCACCTGCTAGGCTCCATCGACATGGAAAGAAATCAG ATTTCTGAGATTGAGGAGTGTCAATACATTCACAGTCTTCTCCTGCTGAGGGATTTGAATCTTTTAGGGAACCCTGTGCAG GAGCAGCCAGACTACAGGCTGTCGgtgctcttcctcctccagcaTCTGACGATGTTGGACCAAGAGAGAGTCACTGTTGAAGAGAAG GTGTTTTCAATCAACAAGTACGACCCTCCCATGGAAGTGGTGGCGGCCAGGGATCACATGACCCATCTGATGTATCAGCTGATGCAGCCTCAGCTTCTCTATGACAC CACTCTACCCAGCGATGACGCTCCGTATCCGATGGTGGTTCTGACTGGTCCGCAAGGCTGCGGGAAAAGGGAGATGGCCCACCGCCTGTGTGAGGACTTTGACGAATACTTTGCATATGG GATCAGCCATACTACCAGGGAGCCCTACTTTGGCGAGGAGAACGGCAGCGACTACCATTTTGTCAGCGAAGAAGAGTTTCAACTGCTTGTACACAGG GGGGCTTTCCTCCAGACTGTCCAGTACGGCGGCCACAAGTATGGCCTGAGCCGGGACGCCATTGAAGATGTCGCCCGGGAAGGACTGGCGTGCTGCGTGCAGATGGAGCTTGAG gGTGTGCTGAGTCTGAAGAAGAGCATCTTTGAACCCCGCTATATCCTGCTCCTCCCCACCATAGTGGACAACTACAAGGCCACCCTGAGGAGTCGAAACCTCTACACCGACGCCCAGATCGAGGCGGCGGTATCGCGCATCGAGCTGTACGCTGACTTCAACCGGGAGCAGCCCAGCTTCTTCGACAACGTCATCCGCTGTG attaCTGGGACAAAGCCTACCAGATGCTGGAGCGGATTGTCAAGAACTACCTGTTGCTCGAGGACCAGGAAGAAG GAGAGGGTAAAACGACAGAGAAACCCCCCACGGAGGAGCTAAGGTCAGACTCCTCCACATTGTCCCACTCAGCCACAGCCCTCGACCCCTCAGAGCTCCCCTACAGGAACTATTTCGCCAAGACCCAGCAACCCCACAAGACTCCTGTT GAGCTGGCTTCCATCCGCAGGCGGGAGCGGCCGGTGAGAGAGGCGGTCACGGGGAAGAGTCCGGGGGTCTACAGTTGGCTCATCAGAAG GGGGCCAAATTGGCTTGATTGGCCCACTTTTCCTAACTGCAATTTGATGGTTTGTTTGGACTTCCTGTTTGACCTTGAGGGTGTAGTGGCCCACCGCAAAAACCAGCAGTGA